A single region of the Salipaludibacillus sp. LMS25 genome encodes:
- a CDS encoding PrkA family serine protein kinase, which yields MKIIDKIQRHREEEERLKWEGTFAEYLDILRERPEVAQTAHSRIYNMIKDAGVVEENGKKRYLFFEGHIFGLEEAVERLVEEYFHSAAKRLDVKKRILLLMGPVSGGKSTLVTLLKRGLEKYSRTDQGAVYAIKGCPMHEDPLHLIPHHMRIDFFNEFGIRIEGNLSPLNMMRLEKDYRGRIEDVLVERIFLSEDRRVGVGTFSPSDPKSQDIADLTGSIDFSTIAEFGSESDPRAYRFDGELNKANRGLMEFQEMLKCDEKFLWHLLSLTQEGNFKAGRFALISADEMIVAHTNEAEYKSFISNKKNEALHSRMIVMPIPYNLKVSEEERIYKKMILESDIADVHIAPHALKIAATFTILTRLKESKKSNVDVLKKMKLYDGQTVEGFNTQDVIELKKEFADEGMNGIDPRYVINRISSAIIRKELTSINALDVLRSIKEGLSQHASISQEDKERYLNYISIARKEYDDMAKKEVQKAFVYSYEESAKTLMDNYLDNVEAYCNKNKLRDPLTGEEMSPDEKLMRSIEEQIGISENAKKAFREEILIRISAYARNGKKFDYHSHDRLREAIQKKLFADLKDVVKITTSTKTPDENQLKKINEVIARLIDEYGYNSTSANDLLKYVGSLLNR from the coding sequence ATGAAAATTATAGACAAAATACAACGCCATCGTGAGGAAGAGGAGCGTTTAAAGTGGGAAGGAACATTTGCAGAGTATTTGGATATTTTACGTGAAAGGCCAGAAGTAGCACAGACAGCTCACTCCCGGATCTACAATATGATAAAAGATGCAGGTGTCGTAGAGGAGAACGGGAAAAAGCGGTATCTGTTTTTTGAAGGCCATATTTTTGGTCTTGAAGAGGCTGTGGAGCGCCTCGTTGAAGAATATTTTCATTCGGCAGCAAAGCGGCTTGATGTAAAAAAGCGTATATTGTTATTAATGGGCCCGGTAAGTGGGGGAAAGTCAACGCTTGTAACCTTGCTAAAAAGAGGATTGGAAAAATATTCACGAACAGATCAAGGAGCGGTCTATGCCATCAAAGGGTGCCCTATGCATGAAGATCCGTTGCACTTAATTCCCCATCATATGAGAATCGACTTTTTCAACGAATTCGGTATACGCATTGAAGGTAACCTTTCACCACTTAATATGATGAGGTTAGAAAAAGATTATAGGGGGCGTATTGAAGACGTTCTCGTTGAACGTATCTTTCTATCTGAAGATCGTCGTGTCGGTGTAGGAACATTCAGCCCCTCTGATCCGAAATCTCAAGATATTGCAGATTTAACTGGGAGTATTGATTTCTCTACGATAGCAGAATTTGGTTCCGAATCTGACCCGAGGGCTTATCGGTTTGATGGCGAATTAAATAAAGCTAATCGAGGATTGATGGAATTTCAAGAAATGTTAAAGTGTGATGAGAAGTTTCTTTGGCATTTACTGTCCCTTACCCAAGAGGGAAATTTTAAAGCGGGAAGATTTGCCCTTATTTCTGCAGATGAAATGATTGTTGCCCATACAAATGAGGCAGAATATAAATCGTTTATTTCGAATAAGAAAAATGAAGCTCTTCACTCGCGGATGATTGTTATGCCAATTCCATACAATCTCAAAGTAAGTGAGGAAGAGCGAATATACAAAAAAATGATTTTAGAATCTGATATAGCGGATGTACACATTGCTCCCCACGCCCTAAAAATTGCAGCTACCTTTACTATTCTAACGCGGTTAAAGGAATCTAAAAAAAGCAATGTAGATGTGTTGAAAAAAATGAAGCTCTACGATGGGCAAACTGTAGAAGGCTTTAACACACAAGATGTGATTGAGTTGAAGAAGGAATTCGCCGATGAAGGGATGAATGGTATTGATCCTCGATATGTGATCAATCGTATTTCTTCTGCTATTATTCGTAAAGAACTCACCTCCATTAATGCTCTTGATGTTCTTCGTTCCATTAAAGAGGGTCTAAGTCAACATGCCTCTATTTCACAAGAGGATAAAGAAAGGTATTTAAATTATATTTCCATCGCAAGAAAAGAGTATGATGACATGGCAAAAAAAGAAGTGCAAAAAGCATTTGTTTATTCCTACGAAGAATCAGCTAAAACATTAATGGATAATTACCTGGATAATGTAGAGGCTTACTGCAATAAAAACAAGTTAAGAGATCCGTTAACAGGTGAAGAGATGAGCCCTGATGAAAAATTAATGCGTTCAATTGAAGAACAAATAGGTATTTCAGAAAATGCGAAAAAAGCATTTCGAGAAGAAATATTAATTCGCATTTCAGCCTATGCAAGAAATGGGAAGAAATTCGATTATCATTCTCATGATCGATTACGGGAAGCGATACAAAAGAAATTGTTTGCCGATTTAAAAGATGTCGTAAAGATAACGACGTCAACTAAGACACCAGATGAAAATCAGTTGAAAAAGATTAATGAAGTCATTGCGAGATTAATTGATGAATACGGCTATAACAGTACATCTGCTAATGATTTATTAAAATACGTTGGAAGCCTTCTCAATAGGTAA
- the lepB gene encoding signal peptidase I, translating to MNMGGNTSESIRTKKLSCKTGLWSLTKLLTVLVIFGIVIRGFLFTNYVVYGQSMMPTINDGERIIVNKIDYELVAPARFDLIIFHASEQSDYIKRIIGLPGDTLKYENDTLYINGEAQEEAFLEDYKKTHESGVFTENFTLEQVTGETEIPEGYVFVLGDNRQNSVDSRHIGFVPIEEIVGKANITFWPLTNIRLLS from the coding sequence ATGAATATGGGAGGAAATACATCTGAGTCAATACGAACGAAAAAGCTATCGTGTAAAACAGGTTTGTGGTCACTAACAAAACTGTTGACCGTTTTAGTGATCTTTGGCATCGTCATCCGCGGTTTTTTATTTACTAATTACGTTGTCTATGGTCAATCGATGATGCCAACAATTAATGATGGCGAACGCATTATCGTAAATAAAATTGATTATGAATTAGTTGCTCCAGCACGTTTTGACCTAATTATTTTCCACGCTTCTGAACAGTCTGACTATATTAAACGAATAATTGGTCTTCCTGGAGATACGCTTAAGTACGAAAATGATACCCTTTATATTAATGGAGAAGCTCAGGAAGAAGCTTTTTTAGAAGACTATAAAAAAACTCATGAAAGCGGTGTGTTTACAGAAAATTTTACGTTGGAACAAGTGACAGGTGAAACTGAAATACCTGAAGGCTATGTATTTGTATTAGGTGATAATCGACAAAACAGTGTTGATAGTCGGCATATTGGTTTTGTCCCTATCGAAGAAATTGTTGGAAAAGCTAATATTACATTTTGGCCCTTAACGAATATAAGGCTACTTTCTTAA
- the yhbH gene encoding sporulation protein YhbH, producing MTNSSNRNFVVSQENWSLHRKGYQDQRRHQEKVQDALQKNLRELVTEESIVMSNGRDIIKVPIRSLDEYKIKYNYDKNKHVGQGKGKSQIGDVVARDGREAKQPGKGEGAGNTPGEDYFEAEVSITELETLLFSELELPHLQKKEDDNVVVEDIEFNDIRKKGLMGNVDKRRTILQALKRNAMHGKPHIAPIYNDDLRFKTWNDLVKPESKAVVIAMMDTSGSMGRFEKYMARSFFFWMTRFLRTKYETVDIVFIAHHTEAKKVTEDDFFMKGESGGTICSSAYKKALDIIATDYPPSRYNIYPFHFSDGDNLTSDNHRCLKYVQELMEIANMFGYGEVNQYNRPSTLMNAYKKVDDLRFKHYILREKNDVYEALKYFFKKEEGAAAY from the coding sequence ATGACAAACTCTTCAAATAGAAATTTCGTTGTCTCTCAAGAGAATTGGTCCCTCCATCGAAAAGGCTACCAAGATCAGCGAAGGCATCAGGAAAAGGTACAAGATGCCCTTCAGAAAAACTTACGAGAGTTAGTAACCGAAGAAAGTATTGTCATGTCTAATGGCCGAGATATCATTAAAGTTCCTATTCGTTCATTAGATGAATATAAAATTAAATATAACTATGATAAAAACAAACACGTTGGCCAAGGAAAAGGTAAAAGCCAAATTGGGGATGTAGTTGCTCGAGATGGCCGTGAAGCAAAGCAACCTGGAAAGGGAGAAGGAGCAGGCAATACACCAGGAGAAGACTATTTCGAAGCAGAAGTGTCTATTACCGAATTGGAAACGTTACTTTTCAGCGAATTAGAGCTCCCTCATTTACAGAAAAAAGAAGACGACAACGTCGTAGTGGAAGACATTGAATTTAATGATATTCGAAAAAAGGGACTTATGGGAAACGTAGATAAGCGGCGGACAATTTTGCAAGCATTAAAGCGAAACGCCATGCATGGTAAACCACATATTGCTCCTATATATAACGATGATTTGCGCTTTAAAACATGGAATGACCTAGTGAAACCAGAATCAAAAGCCGTCGTGATAGCGATGATGGACACGTCAGGAAGTATGGGGCGATTTGAGAAGTATATGGCGAGAAGTTTTTTCTTTTGGATGACACGGTTCTTAAGAACAAAATATGAAACTGTCGATATCGTATTTATTGCTCACCATACAGAAGCTAAAAAAGTGACGGAGGATGACTTTTTTATGAAAGGGGAAAGTGGTGGTACCATTTGTTCATCAGCTTACAAAAAAGCCCTCGATATTATTGCTACTGACTATCCGCCATCACGCTACAACATTTACCCTTTCCATTTCTCAGACGGAGACAACCTGACCTCTGATAACCATCGCTGTCTAAAATATGTTCAGGAGCTCATGGAAATAGCTAATATGTTTGGCTATGGTGAGGTGAATCAGTACAATCGCCCATCTACCTTAATGAACGCCTACAAAAAGGTAGACGATCTTCGCTTCAAACATTATATTTTGCGTGAAAAAAATGATGTGTATGAAGCATTAAAATATTTTTTTAAAAAAGAGGAAGGGGCAGCGGCTTATTAA
- a CDS encoding LXG domain-containing protein has protein sequence MKQLDVDKLHEGIDMTIQGLRQKEVQLCDMEVALTNFVNLEAEFRGQGGQAIRNFFATCHIPFIQSLRLFTQDYEHALQNIKESLYLVEPAPGGFIDQAFLEGEVQDGLNRASQTTMSLTDSVNDTLRSIQDIIAIPLIDDSDVQQAIKMGKDFANETVDKVLQFDHTGAASLQSIKENLQTLGKYVMEMHEAMDGGHLSVKDFSVTQLQHLPTHGTLAEVLKNRASQVAQLPFPNERLTVLDMTTLESLAHYRATLKARELVAEFKDIYHSAVEIGKEKIEPLKNWYMSVKEARRKRAAAKKEEEEEYDWCGEHGCYRLDDFIIDTSYDSIYGNSPKLRKKDTSSIDAETAQAIIAFREAIKNGDLVIKDDSASDDHEDIFQGQIRAANEGYNYFTGKEISEKEAKRIILAAQVGAIINNFNPMFGGRRGYGNISINNIKRADSTSKNKNSNNNVNSSQNANVNKGTGNIKITSKTFGKPIETTINGKKVKLRVDAEPDGNKIQIQAGSGKNSTVDVRIDPSLPLEPQIPKNLNLSKGQKQELLKNLQKAVDWLNN, from the coding sequence ATGAAGCAATTAGATGTGGACAAGCTTCATGAAGGGATTGATATGACGATCCAGGGGCTCCGTCAGAAAGAAGTCCAACTGTGTGATATGGAGGTGGCACTTACTAATTTTGTAAACTTAGAAGCTGAATTTAGAGGGCAAGGTGGCCAAGCTATTCGCAATTTTTTTGCCACGTGCCATATCCCTTTTATTCAATCATTAAGACTGTTTACGCAAGATTACGAGCACGCCCTCCAGAACATCAAGGAATCTTTATATTTAGTGGAGCCGGCACCAGGCGGTTTCATTGACCAAGCCTTTCTTGAAGGTGAGGTTCAGGACGGGCTAAATCGAGCAAGTCAAACGACCATGTCACTAACGGATTCGGTGAATGACACCCTAAGAAGTATTCAAGACATTATCGCCATTCCTCTTATTGATGATAGCGATGTCCAACAGGCCATTAAAATGGGGAAAGACTTTGCGAACGAGACAGTGGACAAAGTGCTGCAATTTGATCACACGGGTGCCGCCTCGTTACAGTCTATCAAGGAGAACCTGCAAACATTAGGTAAGTATGTCATGGAGATGCACGAAGCCATGGATGGTGGCCATCTCAGCGTCAAAGACTTTTCAGTCACCCAATTGCAGCATTTACCCACCCATGGTACGCTGGCTGAGGTGTTGAAAAATCGGGCGTCACAAGTTGCCCAATTACCGTTTCCAAATGAACGCCTCACCGTGCTTGATATGACTACTTTAGAGTCACTTGCACACTATAGAGCTACGCTGAAAGCGAGAGAACTTGTAGCGGAATTTAAAGATATCTATCATTCTGCAGTGGAGATAGGCAAAGAAAAGATCGAGCCTTTAAAAAATTGGTACATGTCTGTTAAGGAAGCAAGGAGAAAAAGGGCTGCAGCTAAAAAGGAAGAGGAGGAAGAGTATGATTGGTGCGGTGAACACGGCTGTTATCGTCTTGATGATTTCATTATCGATACCTCTTATGATTCTATTTATGGCAATAGCCCAAAACTAAGAAAGAAAGACACAAGCTCTATCGATGCAGAAACTGCACAAGCTATTATAGCCTTTCGAGAAGCTATAAAGAATGGAGACCTTGTCATTAAAGATGACAGTGCTAGCGACGATCATGAAGATATTTTCCAAGGCCAAATAAGAGCTGCCAATGAAGGATATAATTATTTCACAGGTAAAGAAATATCTGAAAAGGAAGCAAAACGAATTATTCTTGCAGCGCAGGTTGGCGCTATTATAAATAATTTCAACCCTATGTTTGGTGGTAGGAGAGGGTATGGCAACATATCAATTAATAATATTAAACGTGCTGACTCCACTTCTAAAAATAAAAATAGCAACAATAATGTTAATTCTAGCCAAAACGCTAATGTTAATAAGGGTACTGGTAATATTAAAATAACAAGTAAAACATTTGGTAAACCTATAGAAACAACAATAAACGGTAAGAAAGTTAAGTTAAGAGTAGATGCAGAACCTGATGGCAATAAAATTCAGATACAAGCAGGTAGTGGTAAAAATTCTACAGTAGATGTAAGAATTGACCCTAGTTTACCTTTAGAACCTCAAATACCAAAGAATTTAAACTTAAGCAAAGGTCAAAAACAAGAACTTCTTAAGAATTTACAAAAGGCTGTAGATTGGTTGAATAACTAA
- a CDS encoding S8 family serine peptidase has protein sequence MFLVLLIMNGCDNNLTVKEFTQKDCEENWAICVLIPDKKMYYDESKLVKVAVLDSGINEDILELNRPIEKKYNAINNSENIEHDFGHGTKVASIIASNLNKSLIGLNENVLLYDVQVLDENGFGNVENVVDGIKWGIEQEVDIINLSFGFSIDDINLHEAILKANEQGIILVASTGNSIGEFTDYPARYPEVLSISAVDSGLDLYPYAGLGKVDFVAPGVDVKVIDANGEIVLESGTSLATAYATSVIVNLLQFISDRLIEDSKRLDSEEKYGNGLIQLNR, from the coding sequence TTGTTTTTAGTTTTATTAATCATGAATGGTTGTGATAATAATTTAACAGTTAAAGAATTTACTCAGAAAGATTGTGAAGAAAATTGGGCGATATGTGTTTTGATACCTGATAAGAAAATGTATTATGATGAATCGAAATTGGTAAAGGTTGCGGTACTTGATAGTGGAATAAATGAGGATATTTTAGAACTAAATAGACCAATAGAGAAAAAATATAATGCAATAAATAACTCAGAAAATATTGAGCACGATTTTGGTCACGGGACTAAGGTAGCGAGTATCATAGCTTCTAATTTAAATAAGTCATTAATAGGATTAAATGAGAATGTTTTATTATATGATGTCCAGGTTTTGGATGAAAATGGATTTGGAAATGTGGAAAATGTAGTTGATGGGATTAAGTGGGGTATAGAACAGGAGGTAGATATTATAAATTTAAGTTTTGGTTTTTCCATAGATGATATAAACTTGCATGAAGCAATCTTAAAAGCAAATGAGCAAGGAATTATACTAGTAGCTTCAACTGGTAATAGTATTGGAGAATTTACAGATTATCCTGCTAGATATCCTGAAGTACTTTCAATATCGGCTGTTGACAGTGGGCTAGATTTGTATCCATATGCTGGATTAGGAAAAGTTGACTTTGTGGCACCGGGGGTAGATGTAAAAGTAATTGATGCAAATGGTGAAATTGTTTTGGAGAGTGGAACCTCATTAGCAACGGCTTATGCAACGAGTGTAATAGTGAATTTGTTACAGTTTATAAGTGATAGGCTAATTGAAGATTCTAAAAGGTTAGATTCAGAAGAAAAGTACGGAAATGGTTTAATACAACTAAATAGATAA